A window from Canis lupus baileyi chromosome 4, mCanLup2.hap1, whole genome shotgun sequence encodes these proteins:
- the SLC34A1 gene encoding sodium-dependent phosphate transport protein 2A isoform X5, translated as MMSYGERLGAPAVSPHPVRGGRVIRGTAFAYVPSPQVLHRIPGTSAYAFPSLGPVALPEHGCPYGEVLECHDPLPAKLALEEDQKPELGLAQKLCQVGMTFLKVPLMLAFLYLFVCSLDVLSSAFQLAGGKVAGDIFKDNAILSNPVAGLVVGILVTVLVQSSSTSTSIIVSMVSSGLLEVSSAIPIIMGSNIGTSVTNTIVALMQAGDRTDFRRAFAGATVHDCFNWLSVLVLLPLEAATGYLHHVTGLVVASFNIHGGRDAPDLLKIITEPFTKLIIQLDKSVITSIATGDESLRNHSLIRIWCHPDPVGAQRGGMTCSRMLV; from the exons ATGATGTCCTATGGAGAAAGGCTGGGGGCCCCAGCTGTCTCCCCACACCCAGTCCGAGGCGGACGCGTGATACGTGGGACAGCCTTTGCCTATGTGCCCAGCCCTCAGG TCCTGCATAGGATCCCAGGGACCTCCGCCTACGCCTTCCCCAGCCTGGGCCCTGTGGCCCTTCCTGAGCACGGCTGCCCCTATGGAGAGGTTCTGGAGTGCCATGACCCCCTGCCTGCCAAGCTGGCCCTGGAGGAGGACCAAAAGCCAG AGCTGGGCCTGGCCCAGAAGCTGTGCCAGGTTGGCATGACATTCCTCAAGGTGCCACTGATGCTCGCCTTTCTGTACCTCTTCGTCTGCTCCTTGGACGTGCTCAGCTCTGCCTTCCAACTGGCTGGAG GGAAGGTGGCTGGTGACATCTTCAAGGACAACGCCATCCTGTCCAACCCAGTAGCAGGGCTGGTGGTAGGGATCCTGGTGACGGTGCTGGTGCAGAGTTCCAGCACCTCCACGTCCATCATTGTCAGCATGGTCTCTTCTGGCT TGCTGGAGGTGAGCTCTGCTATCCCCATCATCATGGGCTCCAACATCGGCACCTCTGTCACCAATACCATTGTGGCATTGATGCAGGCGGGGGATCGGACTGACTTCAGGCG GGCCTTTGCAGGGGCCACAGTGCATGATTGCTTTAACTGGCTGTCGGTTCTGGTCCTGCTGCCCCTGGAGGCTGCCACTGGGTACCTGCACCATGTTACTGGGCTGGTGGTTGCCTCTTTCAACATTCATGGTGGCCGCGATGCCCCTGATCTGCTCAAGATCATCACAGAGCCCTTTACCAAGCTCATCATCCAG CTGGACAAGTCTGTGATTACCAGCATTGCCACTGGTGACGAGTCCCTGAGAAACCACAGTCTCATCCGGATCTGGTGCCACCCAGACCCCGTGGGG